From Oryza sativa Japonica Group chromosome 4, ASM3414082v1, one genomic window encodes:
- the LOC4335852 gene encoding uncharacterized protein has protein sequence MSLSRRFLNVIMDSRILGLRSLRRIDLARQKFFNPGPPLNGKGSVANADCEASKMPRIHLPDPIITFRASPKDDDQRRSIQYLPLTESKMLCADQSGRTFLFDAETHHVVTMPSLHKPKEKPLSLFIPSAVSQNMDEEEYDEDYVGTLFVMESSPNMELRYKDQTSDQFEAYTYGQQHKKTSFKYWKCQLLPPPPYLRDPMQMKVRSEIMSYAVVGGGT, from the coding sequence ATGAGCCTCTCGCGACGCTTTCTGAATGTGATTATGGACAGCCGCATCCTTGGGTTGAGGTCGCTGCGCCGCATCGACCTAGCGCGCCAGAAATTCTTTAACCCAGGACCACCACTAAACGGAAAAGGATCGGTGGCCAATGCCGACTGTGAGGCGTCAAAGATGCCGAGGATTCATCTTCCCGACCCGATCATCACGTTCCGAGCTTCACCCAAGGACGACGACCAGAGGAGGAGCATCCAATACCTCCCACTCACGGAGAGCAAGATGCTCTGCGCGGACCAGTCTGGGCGCACCTTCCTCTTCGACGCCGAGACGCACCACGTGGTGACCATGCCCAGCCTCCACAAACCCAAGGAaaaacccctctccctcttcatCCCGAGCGCAGTCAGTCAAAACATGGACGAGGAGGAGTATGATGAAGACTATGTTGGCACCCTCTTTGTCATGGAGAGCAGTCCCAATATGGAGCTGCGCTACAAAGACCAGACGAGTGACCAGTTTGAGGCGTACACCTATGGCCAGCAGCACAAGAAGACATCCTTCAAGTACTGGAAGTGCcaactgctgccgccgccgccttacCTACGTGACCCCATGCAGATGAAGGTCCGCTCCGAGATCATGTCCTACGCAGTGGTCGGTGGTGGCACCTAA